One window from the genome of Alkalihalobacillus sp. LMS6 encodes:
- a CDS encoding formate/nitrite transporter family protein, protein MYKETLTELITLAIKKKTLLATSKLAFLLSAMLAGGYVAIAVVLVYIIGDPIVQSFPAFTPIVMGLAFGVALLLVIYAGSDLFTGSVLYYTVSTLQKKTSIKDTLTNWIWTYGGNLLGAILIAGLIYMTGIFAGITEDHYLLQVTEKKMTTDTMELFFRGIFCNWLVCLAIWTPMRLKNEMAKLFVVFIIIFAFFASGYEHSIANMGLFHLALLHNPGVEAISLAGYAANMIPVTLGNIIGGSVFVGMVYYYISKKSEIQGNEPK, encoded by the coding sequence ATTTACAAAGAAACATTAACTGAACTAATTACGTTAGCGATTAAGAAAAAGACATTGCTTGCAACGAGTAAGCTTGCGTTTTTATTATCTGCCATGCTTGCAGGTGGCTACGTTGCGATTGCTGTTGTACTTGTATACATTATCGGTGATCCGATTGTACAAAGCTTCCCAGCCTTTACACCAATTGTTATGGGACTAGCTTTTGGTGTAGCACTTTTGCTTGTTATTTATGCTGGATCTGATTTATTTACAGGTAGTGTGCTGTACTATACAGTGTCCACGTTACAGAAAAAAACATCGATTAAAGATACGTTAACAAACTGGATTTGGACCTATGGTGGGAATTTACTAGGTGCCATACTGATTGCTGGACTCATTTATATGACAGGCATTTTTGCTGGTATAACAGAGGATCATTATTTGTTACAAGTGACGGAGAAAAAAATGACCACCGACACAATGGAGTTATTTTTTAGAGGAATCTTTTGTAACTGGCTTGTGTGCTTAGCAATTTGGACACCGATGCGTTTAAAAAACGAGATGGCGAAATTGTTTGTTGTTTTTATTATTATCTTTGCATTCTTCGCATCTGGTTATGAGCATAGTATTGCGAATATGGGATTGTTCCACTTAGCCCTTCTTCATAATCCTGGAGTTGAAGCAATTTCACTTGCAGGCTATGCAGCGAACATGATTCCTGTTACACTTGGAAACATTATTGGTGGAAGTGTGTTTGTCGGTATGGTTTACTATTACATTTCGAAAAAAAGTGAAATACAAGGAAATGAGCCGAAATAA
- the odhB gene encoding 2-oxoglutarate dehydrogenase complex dihydrolipoyllysine-residue succinyltransferase, translating into MTDVKVPELGESITEGTISQWLKQVGDYVEQGEFIAELETDKVNAEIPVETSGVIKEFKREPGDTVEIGEVIAVIDESGQAGGSSSESSESTSAEPAPEKQEEPKTAEKPTEQEETQSTNRPLASPAARKLAREKGISLDSITPTDPTGKIRRQDVEAYQEKPAKASSGSSQKAASAPVQSEDPTKPTEREKMSRRRQTIAKRLVEVQQTSAMLTTFNEVDMSAVMDLRKRRKDAFLDKNGVKLGFMSFFTKAVVGALKEFPLLNAEIQGDELLIKKYYDIGIAVSTDTGLVVPVLRNADRLGFAGIESGIGELGKKARDNKLQLNDMQGGTFTITNGGVFGSLWSTPILNAPQVGILGMHKIQMRPVAIDNERFENRPMMYLALSYDHRIVDGKEAVSFLVKIKDLIEDPEQLLLEG; encoded by the coding sequence TTGACTGACGTAAAAGTACCAGAGCTAGGTGAATCAATTACAGAGGGAACGATTTCGCAGTGGTTAAAGCAAGTCGGCGATTATGTTGAACAAGGAGAATTTATTGCAGAGCTTGAAACCGATAAAGTAAATGCAGAAATTCCAGTAGAAACATCAGGTGTGATTAAGGAATTTAAGCGTGAGCCAGGTGATACCGTTGAAATTGGAGAAGTCATTGCCGTTATTGATGAGAGTGGTCAAGCTGGTGGGTCTTCATCAGAAAGCTCAGAATCCACATCTGCTGAACCAGCTCCAGAAAAACAAGAGGAGCCAAAAACAGCAGAAAAGCCAACTGAGCAGGAAGAGACACAATCAACGAACCGTCCGCTTGCTTCACCTGCGGCTCGTAAATTAGCCCGCGAAAAGGGAATTTCTCTTGATTCCATTACGCCGACAGATCCGACTGGGAAAATTCGTCGCCAAGACGTAGAAGCGTATCAAGAGAAGCCAGCAAAAGCGTCTAGCGGGTCTTCACAAAAAGCAGCTTCTGCACCAGTGCAATCAGAGGATCCGACAAAGCCAACTGAGCGCGAGAAAATGTCGCGTAGACGTCAGACGATTGCTAAACGTTTAGTAGAAGTTCAACAAACGTCAGCGATGTTAACGACGTTTAATGAAGTGGATATGTCAGCTGTTATGGACTTACGTAAACGTCGTAAAGATGCGTTTCTTGACAAAAATGGTGTGAAGCTTGGATTCATGAGTTTCTTTACAAAAGCGGTTGTTGGCGCGTTAAAAGAATTCCCGCTATTAAATGCAGAAATTCAAGGTGATGAGCTTTTAATTAAAAAATACTACGATATCGGTATTGCGGTATCAACAGATACTGGATTAGTCGTTCCAGTATTAAGAAATGCAGATCGTCTTGGATTTGCAGGCATTGAAAGTGGTATTGGGGAATTAGGTAAAAAAGCGCGTGACAACAAGCTGCAGCTAAATGACATGCAAGGTGGCACATTTACGATAACCAATGGTGGTGTATTTGGATCACTATGGTCAACGCCAATCTTAAATGCCCCACAAGTAGGGATTCTCGGTATGCATAAGATTCAAATGCGTCCAGTTGCAATTGACAACGAACGTTTTGAAAATCGCCCAATGATGTACTTAGCCCTTTCCTATGATCATAGAATCGTAGATGGAAAAGAAGCAGTTAGTTTCTTAGTGAAAATTAAAGATTTAATTGAAGATCCAGAACAGTTGCTGTTAGAAGGGTAA
- a CDS encoding DUF309 domain-containing protein gives MYPSNYLAFLHYFHVDRDYFECHEVLEHEWKKQPDPDRLSPYVVLIQTAVALYHERRGNEKGAKILFHRVLTRLQTRSFQLNQLGIDEQQLQLDLQDHFNQIGTRPFIDYDLPLIDKQLLATCKRHAKGKWGRKSRLNEEQLVHKHLLRTRKT, from the coding sequence TTGTATCCCAGCAATTATTTAGCGTTTCTCCATTATTTCCATGTCGACCGTGATTATTTTGAATGCCATGAAGTTTTGGAACATGAATGGAAGAAACAGCCTGACCCAGACCGATTGTCACCTTATGTCGTTCTCATCCAAACCGCCGTTGCGCTTTACCATGAAAGGAGAGGAAATGAAAAAGGGGCTAAAATTCTTTTTCATCGCGTGCTAACTCGTTTACAAACACGTTCATTTCAGCTCAATCAACTAGGGATTGACGAACAACAGCTCCAACTTGATTTACAAGATCACTTCAATCAAATCGGCACTAGACCGTTTATTGATTACGACCTCCCACTCATTGATAAGCAGCTCCTTGCAACATGTAAACGCCATGCAAAAGGAAAATGGGGAAGAAAAAGCCGATTAAACGAAGAACAGCTTGTCCATAAGCACCTTCTCCGTACTCGAAAAACGTAA
- a CDS encoding bifunctional 3,4-dihydroxy-2-butanone-4-phosphate synthase/GTP cyclohydrolase II — protein MFDSIEHALAALKAGGMIIVCDDEDRENEGDFLALGEKTTAQTINFMATHGRGLICTPITKEKAQTLQLNQMVTHNTDSHETAFTVSVDHRNTTTGISAQERADTVQGLVSKDAVASDFKRPGHIFPLVAKEGGVLRRTGHTEAAVDFATLCGADPVGVICEIMNEDGTMARVPELRKIADEHGLPMVTIKDLIAYRRKTESVIHREAEIQLPTEFGTFRAIGYTNTLDDKESVALVKGTIEEGEPILVRVHSECLTGDVFGSKRCDCGPQLHAALKQIKEAGSGILLYMKQEGRGIGLINKLKAYELQEKGFDTVEANEKLGFPADLRDYGVGAQILKDLGIKEMKILTNNPRKIAGLEGYDLKVVERVPLQLEGFAENERYLKTKKDKLGHMLHL, from the coding sequence GTGTTTGACTCAATAGAACATGCGCTTGCTGCTTTAAAAGCAGGAGGAATGATTATTGTTTGTGATGACGAGGATCGTGAAAATGAAGGTGATTTTTTAGCTTTAGGAGAAAAGACGACGGCTCAGACAATTAATTTCATGGCAACACATGGAAGAGGATTGATTTGTACACCAATCACAAAAGAAAAAGCACAAACCCTCCAGCTTAATCAAATGGTGACACACAATACGGATTCACATGAAACAGCTTTTACCGTAAGCGTGGATCATCGTAACACCACAACTGGAATTTCTGCTCAAGAGCGGGCAGATACGGTTCAAGGGCTAGTCTCTAAAGATGCAGTAGCAAGTGATTTTAAACGACCTGGACATATCTTTCCACTTGTTGCAAAAGAGGGTGGTGTATTAAGACGAACCGGCCATACGGAGGCGGCAGTTGATTTTGCCACATTATGTGGGGCGGATCCTGTAGGTGTTATTTGCGAAATTATGAATGAAGATGGAACGATGGCTCGTGTACCGGAATTACGTAAAATTGCAGATGAACATGGTCTACCAATGGTGACGATTAAAGATTTAATTGCGTATCGTCGTAAAACTGAATCGGTCATTCATCGGGAAGCGGAGATTCAATTACCAACGGAATTTGGGACATTTCGAGCAATTGGCTACACCAACACTTTAGATGATAAAGAAAGTGTCGCACTTGTAAAAGGGACAATTGAAGAAGGAGAACCGATTCTTGTGCGAGTGCATTCTGAATGTTTAACAGGCGATGTGTTTGGCTCGAAGCGATGTGACTGTGGGCCTCAACTTCACGCTGCTTTAAAACAAATTAAGGAGGCAGGTAGCGGAATTTTGCTTTATATGAAGCAGGAAGGAAGAGGCATTGGTTTAATCAACAAGTTAAAAGCATATGAGCTTCAAGAAAAAGGGTTTGATACAGTTGAAGCAAATGAAAAATTAGGATTCCCAGCAGATTTGAGAGATTATGGCGTTGGCGCTCAGATTCTTAAAGATTTAGGGATTAAAGAAATGAAGATTCTAACGAATAACCCTCGTAAAATTGCAGGACTGGAAGGGTACGACTTAAAAGTTGTGGAGCGCGTGCCGCTTCAACTTGAAGGATTTGCTGAAAATGAGCGTTATTTAAAAACAAAAAAAGATAAGTTAGGGCACATGCTGCACCTTTAG
- a CDS encoding superoxide dismutase has translation MTIDTHMRSVREWCQQLEHLWQEQQDYLIEQVDSSTVEQFFHARERLQRALAHESMDVDDAAANIYNLWQGMNEQSQQRQSRQVGTHTLPSLSYPYNGLEPHIDEKTMRIHHSIHHKSYVDGLNKAEKELEKARQTDQFELIKHWERELAFHGAGHYLHTLFWEMMKPNGGGKPTGPLLREIERCFGSFEKMKQQFTMAADKVEGAGWALLVWSPRGHQLEILQAEKHQQLSQQDQIPLLAIDVWEHAYYLKHQNERKAYVDAWWHVVNWKAVQERYRIANQVKWKKS, from the coding sequence ATGACCATCGATACACATATGCGTTCGGTACGGGAATGGTGTCAGCAGTTAGAACATTTATGGCAAGAACAACAAGATTACCTGATTGAACAAGTGGACTCGAGTACGGTGGAGCAATTCTTTCATGCAAGAGAGCGGTTACAGCGTGCTTTAGCGCATGAGTCAATGGATGTTGATGATGCAGCAGCAAATATTTATAACCTATGGCAAGGGATGAACGAGCAAAGTCAACAGCGCCAATCAAGACAGGTAGGCACACATACATTACCGAGTTTATCGTATCCATATAACGGCTTGGAGCCGCATATTGATGAAAAAACGATGCGTATCCATCATTCGATTCATCATAAGAGTTATGTAGATGGTTTGAATAAAGCAGAGAAAGAGCTGGAAAAGGCAAGACAAACGGACCAATTTGAATTGATTAAACATTGGGAACGTGAGCTAGCTTTTCATGGTGCGGGTCATTATTTGCATACGTTATTTTGGGAAATGATGAAGCCTAACGGTGGCGGAAAGCCGACGGGACCTTTATTGAGAGAGATCGAACGTTGCTTTGGTTCGTTTGAAAAAATGAAGCAACAATTTACGATGGCTGCCGATAAAGTGGAAGGAGCGGGCTGGGCGCTACTCGTGTGGTCGCCAAGAGGGCACCAACTAGAGATTTTGCAAGCAGAGAAGCATCAGCAACTATCACAACAAGATCAAATTCCTTTGCTTGCGATTGATGTTTGGGAGCATGCCTATTACTTAAAGCATCAAAATGAGCGAAAGGCGTATGTCGATGCTTGGTGGCATGTTGTAAATTGGAAAGCGGTGCAAGAGCGGTATCGAATAGCGAACCAAGTGAAATGGAAAAAAAGTTAA
- a CDS encoding enoyl-CoA hydratase/isomerase family protein yields MTEHIVFSKTENGVGIVTLSREKALHSLTFEMVASLYEQLKQWDEDEAVKLVLFESTGEKAFCAGGDIKALYQAKDNKKAFDQANEFFKLEYELDLYISTYTKPIVVFMDGIVMGGGVGLSYGASHRIVTERTKWAMPEVNISFFPDVGACYFLSQTPDYTGRYVALTGSILTGSDAISIGCADYYIDSEALKTCKQEMINHHWLDYEEMSQQTVHLFLQSFIKEPPQSQLMTVNDKILKHFSYKTIEDILNSLRGDASEFAQATYKLLHAKSPISLKVTLAHLKQSKSSSLEETYETDKTLAKHFLQCNDFYEGVYSVLIDKSHVPNYKYRTVDEVPDELALSFFREH; encoded by the coding sequence ATGACTGAACATATCGTGTTTTCTAAAACCGAAAACGGTGTTGGCATTGTTACGCTTTCAAGAGAAAAAGCACTGCATTCCTTAACGTTTGAAATGGTTGCTTCTTTATATGAGCAGCTGAAGCAATGGGATGAAGACGAGGCCGTAAAACTCGTTCTATTCGAAAGTACCGGAGAAAAAGCGTTCTGTGCTGGAGGCGATATTAAAGCACTTTATCAAGCAAAAGATAATAAAAAAGCATTTGATCAAGCAAATGAATTTTTTAAACTTGAGTATGAACTCGATCTTTACATTTCTACTTACACAAAGCCAATCGTCGTTTTTATGGACGGTATTGTTATGGGTGGTGGCGTTGGTTTGTCTTATGGGGCGAGTCATCGCATCGTAACAGAACGAACAAAGTGGGCGATGCCTGAAGTAAATATAAGCTTCTTCCCCGATGTAGGCGCATGCTACTTTCTTAGTCAAACCCCTGATTATACAGGACGTTACGTTGCTTTAACAGGTTCAATTTTGACTGGATCTGATGCAATTTCAATTGGTTGTGCCGATTATTACATTGACAGCGAAGCACTTAAAACCTGTAAACAAGAAATGATCAACCATCATTGGCTTGACTATGAAGAGATGAGCCAACAAACGGTTCATTTATTTCTACAATCCTTCATAAAGGAACCACCACAAAGTCAATTAATGACGGTAAACGACAAAATTCTTAAACATTTCTCCTACAAAACAATTGAAGACATCTTGAACTCTTTACGTGGGGATGCAAGTGAGTTTGCCCAAGCGACTTACAAGCTCCTTCATGCAAAATCACCTATCTCATTAAAAGTCACACTCGCTCACTTAAAACAATCAAAATCGTCTTCATTGGAAGAAACATACGAAACAGACAAAACGCTGGCGAAACATTTTCTCCAGTGCAATGACTTTTACGAAGGTGTTTATTCCGTTTTAATTGACAAGTCTCATGTACCAAATTATAAATATCGGACGGTTGATGAAGTCCCAGATGAGCTTGCGCTTTCGTTTTTTCGCGAACATTAA
- a CDS encoding DUF6501 family protein, with the protein MIHHTWTETPTLRTLTCVHTDAKKYVVNDVLTVGKQYELKNETDEFYFVIDNTGKMAGFYKEYFEG; encoded by the coding sequence ATGATTCACCATACATGGACGGAGACACCAACCCTTCGCACCCTGACGTGTGTTCATACTGACGCCAAAAAATACGTGGTCAATGACGTGTTAACAGTGGGAAAACAATATGAGTTGAAAAATGAAACCGATGAGTTTTATTTTGTTATTGATAACACGGGGAAAATGGCTGGATTCTACAAAGAATATTTTGAAGGCTAA
- the cls gene encoding cardiolipin synthase gives MFIEFAMPTYLIAALLVINILFAAILIFIERKDAQATWAWLLILFFIPLVGFIIYILLGQTLTRRKMFQWEGIKKVGLDHLIDQQKEDVLNPDFRYNSTTVENNRDLIYMHLMNNDAILTKENHVTIYSDGEKKFSQLLADIRSAQTFIHIQYYIFRYDGLGKEIVDALTEKAKEGVKVRLLYDDLGSRSMRKKYLKAFREAGGEVGIFFPSKFTIVNLRLNFRNHRKLVNIDGKCGYVGGFNVGDEYLGKKKKFGYWRDTHLRIEGPALAAIQTRFILDWNQAAKDYHISYHNRYFPEVESKGNTPMQIVSSGPDSEFEQIKNGYLKMIMDARKSIIIQTPYFIPDKTLLDALQVASQTGIEVKIMIPNKPDHMFVYWATTSHIGEMLKAGAKIYIYENGFIHNKVLIVDEKVSSVGTANIDQRSFKLNFEVNAFIYDPIIAKQLIQDFAEDVNVSTLLTNELYEARGKRIRFKESISRLLSPIL, from the coding sequence ATGTTTATTGAATTTGCAATGCCCACGTACCTCATTGCTGCACTTCTAGTCATTAATATTTTATTTGCAGCCATTTTAATTTTTATTGAACGAAAAGATGCACAAGCAACTTGGGCATGGCTACTCATTTTGTTTTTCATCCCCCTCGTCGGTTTTATTATTTATATCTTGCTTGGGCAGACGCTAACACGAAGAAAAATGTTCCAGTGGGAAGGAATAAAAAAAGTTGGGCTCGATCATTTAATTGATCAACAAAAGGAAGACGTTCTCAACCCGGATTTTCGATATAACAGCACGACTGTCGAAAATAATCGTGATTTGATCTATATGCATTTAATGAATAACGATGCGATCTTAACGAAAGAAAACCACGTTACCATTTATTCAGACGGCGAAAAAAAATTCTCACAGTTGCTTGCGGATATTCGTAGCGCACAGACATTTATTCACATCCAATATTACATTTTTCGCTATGACGGACTTGGAAAAGAAATCGTTGATGCGTTAACTGAAAAGGCAAAAGAAGGCGTTAAAGTTCGCTTACTTTACGATGATCTAGGTTCAAGATCGATGCGAAAAAAGTATTTAAAAGCATTTCGAGAAGCTGGCGGCGAGGTGGGGATCTTTTTCCCGTCTAAATTTACCATTGTTAACCTCCGTCTCAACTTTCGAAACCATAGAAAACTCGTGAATATTGATGGCAAATGCGGGTATGTTGGCGGCTTTAACGTTGGAGATGAATATTTAGGAAAGAAAAAAAAGTTCGGTTACTGGCGTGATACACACTTGAGAATTGAAGGGCCTGCTTTAGCTGCCATTCAAACACGTTTTATTTTAGACTGGAATCAAGCAGCAAAAGATTATCACATCTCTTATCATAATCGCTATTTCCCAGAAGTTGAATCAAAGGGAAATACGCCAATGCAAATTGTTTCGAGTGGCCCTGACTCAGAGTTCGAACAAATAAAAAACGGCTATTTAAAAATGATTATGGATGCAAGGAAATCGATTATTATTCAGACTCCTTATTTCATCCCAGATAAAACGTTACTTGATGCCCTGCAAGTCGCGTCCCAAACAGGGATTGAAGTGAAAATAATGATCCCTAATAAACCTGACCATATGTTTGTTTATTGGGCAACTACGTCCCATATTGGTGAAATGTTAAAAGCAGGCGCAAAAATTTATATCTATGAAAATGGCTTTATTCATAACAAAGTACTGATCGTGGATGAAAAAGTTAGCTCTGTTGGAACAGCAAACATTGACCAACGAAGCTTTAAATTAAATTTTGAAGTGAACGCTTTTATCTATGATCCTATAATCGCAAAGCAATTAATTCAAGATTTTGCAGAAGACGTAAACGTATCGACGCTTTTAACGAACGAGTTATATGAAGCAAGAGGCAAACGAATCCGCTTTAAGGAGTCGATCTCTCGCTTACTTTCACCTATTCTTTAG
- a CDS encoding segregation/condensation protein A, which translates to MTIYNVKTPLFEGPLDLLLHLISQAEVDIYDIPVATITDQYLDYIHTMQELELDVASEYLVMAATLLQIKSQMLLPKQEELFDENEQWLEEDPRDELIEQLIEYKTYKEAAKHLKDQEEVRHSLHTRKPEELQHFLSDEEERQLQIQHVTLVDMLGAFQKMLQRNAWNRPKTKVVHSEEQSVEKRIVELLNQIERMNGPTQFSTLVEREDRSSMIVSFLAILELIKTSTIYCVQDQSFEEIMIFIRDGEINGR; encoded by the coding sequence ATGACGATTTATAACGTAAAAACACCGTTATTCGAGGGGCCACTTGATTTATTATTGCATTTAATCTCACAAGCTGAAGTAGATATTTATGATATCCCAGTTGCGACGATAACGGATCAATATTTAGACTATATCCATACAATGCAGGAACTCGAGTTAGATGTTGCGAGTGAATACCTTGTAATGGCTGCAACGTTACTGCAAATTAAGAGTCAAATGTTGCTTCCAAAACAAGAAGAATTGTTTGATGAAAATGAGCAATGGTTAGAAGAAGATCCTCGAGATGAACTGATTGAACAATTAATTGAGTATAAAACCTATAAAGAAGCAGCCAAACATTTAAAAGATCAAGAAGAAGTACGCCATTCTTTACATACGAGAAAACCTGAGGAATTACAGCATTTTTTGTCGGACGAGGAAGAACGGCAGCTACAAATTCAACACGTAACCCTTGTGGACATGCTGGGCGCCTTTCAAAAGATGCTGCAGCGAAATGCTTGGAATCGACCTAAAACAAAAGTGGTCCATTCTGAGGAGCAATCGGTTGAAAAACGAATTGTTGAGCTGTTAAATCAGATTGAAAGAATGAACGGGCCAACACAATTTTCTACATTGGTCGAGCGAGAAGATCGCTCTTCTATGATTGTCTCGTTTTTAGCAATCCTTGAGTTAATTAAAACATCAACAATCTATTGTGTTCAAGATCAAAGTTTTGAAGAAATTATGATTTTTATACGGGACGGAGAAATAAATGGACGCTGA
- the scpB gene encoding SMC-Scp complex subunit ScpB: protein MDAETLAKIEGLLFVVGDEGISISELKDLIELEDDVIEAGLERLKQDMEQTNRGIRIARLGNRFRLTTKVEHAPLYKKLAASPIQGGLSRAALETLAIIAYKQPITRVEIDDIRGVKSDKAIQSLSSKLLIEEQGRVAGTGRAILFGTTQYFLDHFNLETLEDLPSLSELDLTSDALEEDTDLFFEQLNELKEE, encoded by the coding sequence ATGGACGCTGAAACATTGGCAAAAATTGAAGGACTGTTATTTGTAGTTGGAGACGAAGGCATTTCTATATCAGAACTAAAGGATTTAATTGAGCTTGAAGATGACGTGATTGAAGCTGGATTAGAACGGTTAAAGCAAGACATGGAACAAACAAATCGTGGCATTCGTATCGCGAGATTAGGGAATCGCTTTCGTTTAACGACAAAAGTTGAGCACGCACCCTTATATAAAAAGTTAGCCGCTTCACCGATTCAAGGAGGTTTATCAAGAGCAGCATTGGAAACATTGGCGATTATCGCTTATAAACAACCGATTACAAGAGTGGAAATTGATGATATTCGCGGTGTGAAATCAGATAAAGCGATTCAATCTCTTTCATCTAAATTATTAATTGAAGAGCAAGGACGTGTGGCAGGGACGGGTCGAGCGATTTTATTCGGAACCACTCAGTACTTTCTTGATCATTTTAATTTGGAGACGTTAGAAGATTTGCCGAGTCTGTCTGAATTAGATTTAACCAGTGATGCTCTTGAAGAAGATACTGATTTGTTTTTTGAACAGTTGAATGAGCTTAAAGAAGAATAA
- the ribE gene encoding riboflavin synthase, whose amino-acid sequence MFTGIIEEKGTVTEIKKQDQAMQIVVRGDKVLSDVALGDSIAVNGVCLTVTAFTDHTFSVDVMPETFQATTLNQLKTHSAVNLERAMSPMSRFGGHIVSGHVDGKGTVVSRRRVENAVYFDIRVQPERTKYIVQKGSVAVDGISLTVFSVKDNQFTISIIPHTLDETIIGSKQVGDEVNIECDVVGKYVERLLTANDTSIPKGNLTEVLQENGYM is encoded by the coding sequence ATGTTTACTGGAATTATTGAGGAAAAAGGTACGGTAACCGAAATCAAAAAACAGGATCAAGCGATGCAAATTGTCGTTAGAGGGGATAAGGTTCTAAGCGATGTGGCATTAGGAGATAGTATAGCAGTTAACGGCGTTTGCTTAACGGTTACAGCATTTACGGATCACACTTTTTCTGTTGACGTTATGCCAGAGACCTTTCAAGCAACGACATTAAACCAGTTAAAGACACATTCTGCTGTGAATTTAGAACGTGCGATGTCGCCGATGTCACGGTTTGGTGGTCACATTGTTTCCGGACATGTTGACGGGAAAGGAACCGTTGTTTCTCGACGACGTGTTGAAAACGCCGTTTATTTTGATATTCGTGTCCAGCCTGAACGAACAAAGTACATTGTGCAAAAAGGTTCTGTTGCTGTAGATGGCATTAGCCTAACGGTCTTTTCAGTTAAAGATAATCAATTTACTATTTCCATTATTCCGCACACGCTAGATGAGACGATCATCGGTAGCAAACAAGTCGGTGATGAAGTGAACATTGAATGTGATGTCGTAGGAAAGTATGTTGAACGATTATTAACAGCTAACGATACGTCGATTCCAAAAGGAAATTTAACAGAAGTCTTACAAGAAAACGGGTATATGTAG
- the ribE gene encoding 6,7-dimethyl-8-ribityllumazine synthase, producing the protein MGMVYEGHLVATDLKIGIVVGRFNDFITSKLLSGAQDAFVRHGAEERNVDVAWVPGAFEIPFAAKQMADSGNYDAIVTLGTVIRGSTPHFDYVCGETAKGVSNLNMTSGIPVIFGVLTTDTIEQAVERAGTKAGNKGWEAATAAIEMANLAKQFNK; encoded by the coding sequence ATGGGAATGGTTTATGAAGGACATTTAGTTGCAACGGATTTGAAAATCGGAATTGTTGTCGGGCGTTTTAACGATTTTATAACGAGTAAACTTTTAAGCGGTGCACAAGATGCATTTGTCCGTCATGGAGCAGAGGAGCGTAATGTGGATGTTGCGTGGGTGCCAGGCGCATTTGAAATTCCATTTGCAGCAAAACAAATGGCAGACTCAGGCAACTATGATGCAATCGTAACATTAGGTACAGTGATTCGAGGTTCAACTCCTCACTTTGATTATGTGTGTGGGGAAACGGCCAAAGGTGTATCAAACTTAAATATGACAAGTGGCATTCCTGTTATTTTTGGTGTATTAACAACAGATACAATTGAGCAGGCGGTTGAGCGAGCTGGTACAAAAGCTGGAAATAAAGGATGGGAAGCTGCAACGGCTGCCATTGAAATGGCGAATTTAGCAAAACAATTTAATAAATAA